A genome region from Fodinibius salicampi includes the following:
- a CDS encoding LexA family protein, protein MITKDLTNKQSKFFRHLLEYARDHGNLPSYQTIMEHTWITSKNGVHQYFKALCDKNYLQSTGWGGYELHPSKQFLVDSPENPIPIRGIITAGAMQEAVDTDLGSLSIRNLFPQAQSPYCVRVSGTSMEEAGIHDGDLVILDDSPITDGDIGAILYDGQTTLKEIRKSDRQVVLYPKSSNHRPIIIEPDEFEEIRVLGKYIAHFHDGKVRYVN, encoded by the coding sequence ATGATTACGAAAGACCTTACTAATAAACAGTCGAAATTCTTCCGGCACCTGCTGGAATACGCTCGTGATCACGGCAACCTTCCTTCCTATCAGACAATTATGGAGCATACCTGGATCACGTCTAAGAATGGAGTTCACCAGTATTTTAAAGCGCTCTGTGATAAAAACTACCTTCAGTCAACCGGCTGGGGTGGTTATGAGCTGCACCCCTCAAAACAGTTCCTGGTTGACAGCCCGGAAAATCCTATTCCCATTCGGGGGATTATTACCGCCGGAGCCATGCAGGAGGCCGTGGATACGGATTTGGGAAGCCTGTCCATTCGGAACCTGTTCCCCCAGGCACAATCGCCGTACTGCGTCCGTGTGTCTGGGACCAGCATGGAGGAGGCCGGAATCCATGACGGGGATCTGGTAATTCTGGATGACAGCCCCATTACGGACGGGGATATTGGTGCTATTCTGTATGATGGGCAGACCACGCTCAAAGAGATCCGTAAAAGCGACCGGCAGGTCGTGCTATACCCCAAAAGCTCCAATCACAGACCGATCATTATAGAACCCGATGAATTTGAGGAGATTCGGGTACTGGGCAAGTATATCGCACATTTTCATGATGGGAAGGTCCGGTATGTCAATTAA
- a CDS encoding Y-family DNA polymerase produces MSKEISIDTGTYDVNENVHKITDYRCVSADMQHTSIKERLYLHLDMNCFYAQVEQLSYDLYGMPIYIGGWYKGDKGIPRGIVATSSYEARAFGVKTGMSAYEAEQLCPYLIGLQAHYEKYKGVSREIEAVLNDFAMDVEKYSMDEYFLDLNFMKDKDRTEIKEYGEQLQEVLYRETGLVCSVGISYSKTYSKLASELHKPKGLTLVLNSQDAQDTLWPLELDEVWGIGRKRYHKLKGQNIHTIGEAINRGYPPFQDLFGPYFGKIMWEMVAGKDRAKVLTDQQLIPKQLNYMHTFSNWSDDFTHIKGEIMKGVGQLCYRMRGYNLRARQYFCYLRIQDSSNKGLSFRFNTEGFTNLDDYVFYECMKKAAPRIKGLLKGGHTLRGIGVGTVKHDHSGQQELFFREDNRKRRFCLVQDAINNHYGQQMIQKASVLDSVPGKTHFLDRS; encoded by the coding sequence ATGAGCAAAGAAATTTCGATCGATACCGGCACGTATGATGTCAACGAGAATGTGCACAAGATTACTGATTACCGGTGCGTGAGTGCCGACATGCAGCACACCTCGATCAAGGAGAGGCTGTACCTGCATCTGGATATGAACTGCTTCTACGCCCAGGTGGAGCAGCTTAGCTATGATCTGTATGGGATGCCAATATATATCGGAGGCTGGTATAAAGGCGACAAAGGCATCCCCCGGGGTATTGTGGCTACCAGCTCTTACGAAGCCCGTGCCTTTGGGGTCAAGACCGGCATGAGCGCCTATGAGGCGGAACAGCTTTGCCCCTACCTGATTGGACTGCAGGCCCACTATGAAAAATACAAGGGCGTGAGCCGGGAGATTGAAGCGGTGCTTAATGACTTTGCCATGGACGTGGAAAAGTACAGCATGGATGAGTATTTTCTTGATCTGAATTTCATGAAGGATAAGGACCGGACGGAAATCAAGGAGTACGGGGAGCAGCTCCAGGAGGTACTTTACCGGGAAACCGGACTGGTCTGCTCAGTAGGCATCAGCTATTCAAAAACCTATTCCAAGCTGGCCAGTGAATTGCATAAACCCAAAGGATTAACATTGGTCCTGAACAGTCAGGATGCACAAGATACGCTATGGCCGCTGGAACTGGATGAAGTCTGGGGCATTGGCCGCAAGCGGTATCACAAGCTGAAAGGGCAGAATATCCATACCATTGGGGAGGCCATTAACAGAGGGTATCCACCCTTTCAGGATCTGTTTGGTCCATATTTTGGTAAAATTATGTGGGAGATGGTAGCCGGAAAGGACCGGGCAAAGGTACTGACCGACCAGCAACTGATCCCCAAGCAGCTCAACTACATGCATACCTTTTCCAACTGGTCAGATGATTTTACCCATATCAAGGGCGAGATTATGAAGGGCGTCGGCCAGCTATGCTACCGGATGCGGGGCTATAACCTACGGGCCCGGCAATACTTTTGCTACCTGCGGATTCAGGATAGCAGTAATAAGGGCCTTTCGTTCCGATTTAATACCGAAGGATTTACCAACCTTGATGATTATGTGTTTTATGAATGCATGAAAAAGGCTGCTCCCCGCATCAAGGGACTGTTAAAAGGAGGGCATACCCTGCGGGGCATTGGCGTTGGGACGGTCAAGCATGACCACTCCGGCCAGCAGGAACTATTTTTCCGGGAGGACAACCGGAAGCGCCGGTTTTGCCTGGTCCAGGATGCCATCAATAACCACTATGGTCAGCAGATGATCCAAAAAGCATCGGTACTGGATTCTGTCCCCGGAAAAACGCATTTTTTAGATCGGAGCTAA
- a CDS encoding SOS response-associated peptidase codes for MCGRYTLDKDEQELEGYFDAVMEDFEQFGPNYNVAPSHTMPVVGQNREGERTIRPFRWGLLPFWAKEEKVSYSMFIAKAESIDSKKSYKQSFERHRCLVPASGFYEWTGPKGDRTPYYIYPTHEPLFSFAGIYNVWESPEGKKIPTYSIITTEPNQKMANLHDRMPVMLLKEEWDEWLDPDNHNTNALKDLLNPFPDDAINYYQIDKKVGNVRNNSKDLIDPVE; via the coding sequence ATGTGTGGAAGATACACCTTAGACAAGGACGAGCAGGAGCTGGAAGGTTATTTTGATGCTGTAATGGAGGATTTTGAGCAGTTTGGACCGAACTACAATGTCGCACCTTCGCATACCATGCCGGTAGTGGGGCAAAACCGGGAAGGAGAGCGAACGATCCGCCCCTTCCGCTGGGGCCTACTTCCATTCTGGGCCAAAGAGGAAAAGGTCAGTTATAGCATGTTTATTGCAAAGGCGGAATCAATAGACAGCAAAAAATCTTATAAACAATCCTTCGAGCGTCACCGGTGTCTGGTCCCGGCCAGTGGGTTTTATGAGTGGACCGGACCGAAGGGGGATAGAACGCCCTATTATATTTACCCGACCCATGAGCCGTTGTTTTCTTTTGCGGGGATCTATAACGTCTGGGAATCCCCGGAGGGCAAGAAAATACCCACGTATAGTATCATAACGACCGAGCCCAACCAGAAGATGGCTAATCTGCACGACCGTATGCCGGTGATGCTGCTCAAGGAAGAATGGGATGAGTGGCTGGACCCGGACAACCATAATACCAATGCTCTGAAGGACCTGTTAAACCCATTCCCGGATGATGCGATCAACTACTACCAGATTGATAAGAAGGTGGGGAATGTCCGGAATAATTCTAAAGATTTAATAGATCCAGTTGAATAA
- a CDS encoding right-handed parallel beta-helix repeat-containing protein, whose product MIKKTNLIGILVLGVFVAVGCEESTTSIDSTTNTENNDILSTSMSSGETASLTECQDTGVGLTAHYINETPNSPLDITCDIGVYVDKDGEIDGVTLNATFDGAKSKQYGIYVKGANVKLANSSVNTDADYPHQFVPITYQDGATGNITNNEVTGVHRAGIVLRGAGTDVNVDGNNVIGIGPKSTGWAQNGIQVDQEASGVIKNNLVEGHFYNKDTFVSSGIGVFSDNVNVQKNTIRNNDLGVALVGNNTNVNHNTIEITYTEVDVNYIFGVWAYPSEDNGIRQNTITSNTGTGFGIFLQGTENTKLIRNDVSGWGTNLIDGGDDTKLPKPFEID is encoded by the coding sequence ATGATTAAGAAAACCAATCTAATTGGGATACTAGTACTTGGAGTTTTTGTAGCTGTTGGATGTGAAGAATCAACGACCAGCATTGACTCAACGACCAACACCGAAAACAACGATATATTATCGACTTCCATGTCTAGTGGAGAAACGGCAAGCCTTACGGAATGCCAAGACACGGGAGTTGGCCTTACCGCTCATTATATTAACGAAACGCCTAATAGCCCATTGGATATTACATGTGATATAGGGGTTTACGTTGATAAAGATGGTGAGATAGATGGGGTCACATTAAATGCAACCTTTGATGGTGCAAAATCAAAGCAATATGGTATATATGTAAAAGGAGCAAATGTAAAACTTGCAAATTCATCTGTAAATACTGATGCTGATTATCCACATCAGTTTGTACCAATTACATATCAAGATGGAGCGACTGGTAATATCACAAATAATGAAGTAACAGGTGTACATCGTGCAGGGATCGTTTTACGTGGTGCAGGGACAGATGTAAATGTTGATGGGAATAATGTAATCGGTATTGGCCCGAAATCAACCGGATGGGCTCAAAATGGGATACAGGTTGACCAAGAAGCTTCCGGGGTAATAAAGAACAACCTTGTAGAAGGGCATTTTTATAATAAGGACACTTTTGTTTCAAGCGGAATTGGTGTTTTTTCTGACAATGTTAACGTACAAAAAAATACGATTCGGAATAATGATCTGGGAGTAGCACTGGTAGGTAATAATACTAATGTGAATCACAATACGATAGAGATCACGTATACTGAAGTTGACGTAAATTATATTTTTGGAGTATGGGCCTATCCAAGTGAAGATAATGGCATTCGTCAGAATACCATTACATCCAATACGGGAACTGGTTTCGGTATATTTTTACAAGGAACTGAAAACACAAAACTTATCCGAAACGATGTATCCGGATGGGGAACTAATCTAATTGATGGGGGAGACGATACAAAGCTTCCGAAACCATTTGAGATTGATTAG
- a CDS encoding DNA/RNA non-specific endonuclease — translation MKPNLFLLCIGCLLAASVASGQNYSDYDQQFVDEHIYEGMPSFDNIHIRQAYILSYNHTHRIPNWVAYHIGLDYTNTVPRYGIFAQYRTDWNIPNPVFDHEYDGVYDGGSGYARGHLAPFNISGGDRDADGLLGVGDTNGDGLITKEDMIGRDREEYIEDADEITRVYQINQLSNMTPQDQNGFNGGAGIWRDLERYIQGTIVEEQKKEVWVMAGPVLGPGEMEKVGPKEITVPPMFFKIVVRNGENDLPVVLAFLLPHHKEPHGEIEDFLVSVDIIEAMTGLNFFRDLNEATEDSLEATDTWINWNIF, via the coding sequence ATGAAACCGAACCTATTTCTATTATGTATCGGCTGCTTGTTGGCAGCCTCCGTTGCCAGCGGGCAAAACTATTCCGACTATGACCAACAATTTGTGGACGAGCATATCTACGAAGGTATGCCCAGCTTTGATAATATTCATATACGGCAGGCTTACATCCTCTCTTATAATCACACCCATCGGATCCCGAATTGGGTCGCCTATCATATTGGCTTGGATTACACGAATACCGTCCCGCGATATGGCATCTTTGCCCAGTATCGCACGGACTGGAACATTCCCAATCCGGTCTTCGACCACGAATATGACGGGGTGTACGACGGGGGGAGCGGTTATGCCCGCGGGCACCTGGCTCCATTTAATATATCAGGAGGCGATAGGGACGCAGACGGCCTGCTAGGGGTGGGCGATACGAACGGGGACGGCCTCATTACCAAGGAAGATATGATTGGCCGGGATCGCGAGGAATATATCGAAGACGCCGATGAAATCACCAGAGTCTATCAAATCAACCAACTCTCAAATATGACGCCCCAGGACCAAAATGGTTTCAATGGCGGAGCAGGGATATGGCGTGACCTCGAGCGATATATCCAGGGGACCATTGTCGAGGAGCAAAAAAAAGAGGTGTGGGTGATGGCCGGTCCGGTTTTGGGTCCCGGCGAGATGGAAAAGGTAGGCCCAAAGGAAATAACCGTCCCTCCAATGTTCTTTAAAATCGTGGTACGCAATGGGGAAAATGACCTGCCGGTCGTGTTGGCCTTTCTCCTTCCGCATCACAAAGAACCCCATGGAGAGATCGAAGACTTTTTGGTGAGCGTAGATATCATTGAAGCGATGACCGGCCTGAATTTCTTTCGAGACCTTAACGAAGCTACCGAGGATTCGCTGGAGGCCACCGACACATGGATAAACTGGAATATTTTTTAG
- a CDS encoding DNA-binding domain-containing protein, giving the protein MSLEYYLIPNNMTDNPDDYRAVSRNSKSYNLEDVFKNMTREGSTVTTAEAMAVFEEITRGIIGMLEEGHAINTPLFNISSSITGVFEEEEDRFDPNRHQVQINLNSGVRLKDLSNTITPERVEGSSPVPTLKYLQDNISGTQNELLTPGGGARIRGARLKYDHEDSQQGIFFIHTGDQTEHRVDFEPLRNMPQDLIFTLPDLPAGEYEMEVRCVLKSTSDIRTGSLPDLLTVEP; this is encoded by the coding sequence ATGTCACTAGAATATTATTTAATTCCAAACAATATGACTGACAACCCGGATGACTACCGGGCGGTGAGTCGAAACAGTAAAAGCTATAATCTTGAGGACGTATTCAAAAACATGACCCGCGAGGGATCCACCGTTACTACAGCTGAAGCCATGGCGGTGTTCGAGGAGATCACCCGGGGTATCATTGGAATGTTGGAAGAAGGCCATGCAATCAATACGCCCCTGTTCAATATCTCATCAAGTATAACCGGGGTCTTCGAGGAAGAAGAGGATCGGTTTGATCCCAATCGGCACCAGGTACAGATAAACCTCAATTCCGGCGTGCGGCTTAAAGACCTTTCCAATACGATCACACCGGAACGGGTCGAGGGTTCCTCTCCCGTTCCCACCCTCAAATACCTGCAGGATAATATTTCCGGCACCCAGAATGAGCTGCTTACACCCGGCGGCGGCGCGCGTATTAGAGGGGCTCGGCTCAAGTACGATCATGAGGATTCCCAGCAGGGCATCTTTTTTATCCATACCGGGGATCAAACCGAGCACCGGGTGGATTTTGAACCACTGCGCAATATGCCCCAGGACCTCATCTTTACGCTTCCGGACCTGCCGGCCGGGGAATACGAGATGGAAGTACGATGCGTATTAAAGAGCACCTCAGATATACGTACGGGCAGCCTGCCTGATCTACTGACCGTAGAACCGTGA
- a CDS encoding patatin-like phospholipase family protein, which yields MSDNYNISYKTEERTALVLSGGGARGAFQAGVLQVLREQGFTYDVISGISVGSLNGTMMATNQFHRMMKIWEHLTPKQVYRKKTLAGLARRYLQYKIGIGKPPVSQYDNGPLHALMRTHFLGKTTSVPFTFGYVTLETGRYVRATIPGEESRTITEEDIRRILASTAIPAVFNPVPIGDHLCVDGGLRDISPIREVLPYHPHRAIIIPTRPVSDTNHRVESRDIIDIGFRAIHIMLDEIFYEDIARFLTINHLVRQASEEGVELLHRTGRPYQQVHPLIIAPKDPLGDAMDFSNAHIRRMMQTGRDRAREVLSMEPFPKPMVWFRETM from the coding sequence ATGTCAGATAATTATAATATCAGCTATAAAACAGAGGAACGTACTGCTTTGGTACTGTCGGGCGGGGGTGCCCGGGGCGCTTTCCAGGCCGGGGTACTGCAGGTATTGCGCGAGCAGGGATTCACCTACGATGTTATCAGCGGTATCAGCGTAGGCTCGCTGAACGGGACCATGATGGCCACCAATCAGTTTCACAGAATGATGAAGATCTGGGAGCACCTGACGCCCAAACAGGTGTACCGCAAGAAGACGCTGGCCGGACTGGCCCGCCGGTACCTTCAGTATAAAATCGGGATAGGTAAGCCGCCCGTTTCCCAATACGATAACGGTCCGCTGCACGCCCTAATGCGCACCCATTTCCTAGGCAAAACCACTTCCGTTCCGTTTACTTTCGGATACGTAACCCTGGAAACAGGCCGGTACGTCCGCGCTACCATTCCCGGTGAAGAATCCCGGACGATTACCGAAGAGGATATTCGCCGCATCCTGGCCTCTACGGCCATACCGGCCGTGTTCAACCCGGTACCGATCGGCGATCACCTCTGTGTGGACGGCGGACTCCGGGACATTTCCCCCATCCGCGAGGTCCTTCCCTACCATCCGCACCGCGCTATTATCATCCCTACCCGTCCGGTAAGTGATACCAACCACCGGGTGGAGAGCCGCGATATCATCGATATCGGCTTTCGCGCCATTCATATCATGCTGGACGAAATCTTCTATGAAGATATCGCCCGCTTCCTGACGATCAACCACCTGGTGCGCCAGGCGTCCGAGGAAGGCGTGGAGCTGCTTCACCGGACCGGCCGCCCCTACCAACAGGTGCATCCGCTTATTATCGCGCCCAAAGATCCGCTGGGAGACGCCATGGATTTCAGCAACGCTCATATCCGGCGCATGATGCAGACCGGCCGCGACCGTGCCCGTGAAGTGCTGTCGATGGAGCCCTTTCCCAAACCGATGGTCTGGTTCCGGGAGACGATGTAA
- a CDS encoding DUF4747 family protein gives MQISLKSPLRSFYIPNIKPVIIKRILLMTNQQEVQFYVFNIRLLTDRSRTPGLYFTLFRRLFAINKSATGSKRQGLLFHTMKRTRYAGIPVLKGHLCRFQKPVNIGSQTVSPAGFPHYQVNEYLFIPAIHRLCLIAGDAPLPLTTLQRLLEEGLNNAVQKEEEVHVTLEKSPDFLDDLLDAPQISDIKFRISYSNQDLNDEYTNLVDSQLRDAEIEYLQISGRAREGKSVELQKSTFLMGAMGLVPSNGYATARIVNRDGYPQWVRTSDYPRQFRLHCSEEQETEAIVRHLLQTYPRADEA, from the coding sequence TTGCAAATCTCTCTAAAATCGCCACTGCGTTCATTCTACATACCAAATATCAAACCTGTAATCATAAAACGGATACTACTTATGACCAACCAACAGGAAGTTCAATTTTACGTATTTAACATCCGGTTGCTTACCGACCGGTCCCGCACTCCGGGGCTCTACTTTACGCTCTTCCGAAGGCTCTTTGCCATAAATAAATCCGCTACCGGAAGCAAGCGCCAGGGCCTTTTATTCCACACCATGAAACGCACGCGTTACGCGGGCATACCGGTATTGAAGGGACATCTCTGCCGGTTTCAAAAGCCCGTAAATATCGGGTCTCAGACGGTCTCTCCCGCCGGGTTTCCCCACTATCAAGTAAACGAGTACCTGTTCATCCCGGCCATCCATCGCCTGTGCCTGATTGCCGGAGACGCTCCCCTGCCCCTCACTACGCTGCAGCGCTTGTTAGAAGAGGGCCTCAATAACGCCGTACAAAAAGAGGAGGAGGTGCACGTGACCCTCGAAAAGTCCCCTGATTTCCTGGACGACCTGCTGGATGCGCCTCAAATTTCCGATATTAAGTTCCGCATCTCCTACAGCAACCAGGATCTGAATGATGAGTACACGAACCTGGTGGACAGCCAGCTGCGCGATGCGGAGATCGAATACCTGCAGATCAGCGGCCGGGCTCGGGAGGGCAAAAGTGTAGAGCTGCAGAAGAGTACCTTTCTTATGGGAGCGATGGGACTGGTGCCCAGCAACGGCTACGCCACGGCCCGCATCGTAAACCGGGACGGATACCCGCAGTGGGTCAGAACCTCCGACTATCCCCGGCAGTTCCGGCTGCATTGTAGCGAGGAACAAGAAACAGAAGCAATCGTTCGCCATCTGCTGCAAACCTATCCCCGCGCTGATGAAGCATAG